The following proteins come from a genomic window of Lolium rigidum isolate FL_2022 chromosome 5, APGP_CSIRO_Lrig_0.1, whole genome shotgun sequence:
- the LOC124652687 gene encoding aspartic proteinase nepenthesin-1-like: MTRPEVFLVVLSLWTLATCAGGLRLELRHVDAKANITMAERIRRADERTHRRVASVLAVAPVYWGGTQYVAEYSIGDPPQQTEAVVDTLSDLVWTQCTPCNSSYCFPQRLPQYNLSRSRTAHPVPCNGTLCAAAHEVGGRCSGDKNGACAIRARYDLGDVGGFLGVEEFTFGSEKVTVAFGIITTSNIDPGLNGASGLVGLGRGALSLVSQLGGDKFSYCFTPYFKGHLNTSPLFVGSSANMSVGGNNTRGVITTVPFVASPKDEPFNILYYLPLVGMTVGEARLAIPSTAFDMRQVAPGMWAGGAIIDSGSPFTLLVDVAYEALKQEVARQLHGSLVPSPVPDLVELCVASVDVGRLAPPLVLHFSGGGDLAVPAENYWAAVDEETACMVVLSAARVNLTMPMNETTVIGNYMQQNVHVLYDLGNGHISFQPADCNSI, from the coding sequence ATGACGAGACCAGAAGTATTCCTTGTCGTACTCTCGCTGTGGACGCTCGCAACCTGCGCCGGCGGCCTCCGCCTGGAGCTGAGGCACGTGGACGCCAAGGCCAACATCACCATGGCGGAGCGCATCCGCCGCGCCGACGAGCGTACCCACCGCCGCGTCGCGTCCGTGCTCGCGGTGGCCCCCGTCTACTGGGGGGGCACTCAGTACGTAGCGGAGTACAGCATCGGCGACCCTCCGCAGCAGACGGAGGCCGTCGTGGACACGCTCAGCGACCTCGTCTGGACGCAGTGCACGCCGTGCAACTCCTCCTACTGCTTCCCCCAGAGACTCCCCCAGTACAACTTGTCGCGGTCGCGCACCGCCCACCCCGTTCCCTGCAACGGCACCCTGTGCGCCGCCGCGCACGAGGTCGGCGGCCGGTGCTCGGGTGACAAGAACGGGGCGTGCGCTATCAGGGCGCGGTACGATCTCGGCGACGTGGGTGGGTTCCTCGGGGTGGAGGAGTTCACGTTCGGGTCGGAGAAGGTGACTGTCGCCTTTGGGATCATAACCACGAGCAACATCGATCCGGGCCTCAACGGCGCGTCCGGCCTCGTCGGGCTCGGCAGGGGCGCGCTGTCTCTGGTCTCCCAGTTGGGAGGCGACAAGTTCTCCTACTGCTTCACCCCTTACTTCAAGGGCCATCTCAACACGAGCCCTCTGTTCGTGGGGTCGTCGGCCAACATGAGCGTCGGCGGCAACAACACGCGGGGGGTGATCACCACGGTGCCTTTCGTGGCGAGCCCGAAGGACGAGCCCTTCAATATTCTCTACTACCTGCCGCTGGTTGGGATGACGGTGGGCGAGGCCAGGCTCGCCAtcccctccacggcgttcgacatGCGGCAGGTCGCGCCGGGGATGTGGGCCGGCGGTGCCATCATCGACTCTGGCTCCCCGTTCACCCTCCTCGTCGATGTGGCGTACGAGGCGCTGAAGCAGGAGGTGGCGCGCCAGCTACACGGCAGCCTCGTGCCGTCGCCGGTGCCCGACTtagtggagctctgcgtggcgtctGTGGACGTCGGCAGGCTGGCGCCGCCGCTGGTGCTGCATTTCAGCGGCGGAGGCGATTTGGCGGTGCCGGCGGAGAACTATTGGGCGGCGGTAGACGAGGAGACGGCGTGCATGGTGGTGCTCAGCGCCGCGCGCGTCAACTTGACGATGCCCATGAACGAGACCACGGTCATCGGGAACTACATGCAGCAGAATGTGCATGTTCTTTACGACCTCGGCAACGGCCACATCTCCTTCCAGCCGGCGGACTGCAACTCTATATGA